From one Haloferax marinisediminis genomic stretch:
- a CDS encoding AMP phosphorylase gives MQLVAEPIDIGTRSPTVILNEADAAELGVHALERVQLRHDNRTTIGIVELTDELVSEGTLGVTRRLGHIEGSIDVSVAPQPKSVYYIRKKLNDIELERHELARIVHDIYEERLADIELGAYVSATYTNGLSMEETLHLTECMADVGESITWDEPIIADKHSIGGVAGNRVTPILVPIVAAAGLKIPKTSSRAVTSAAGTADTMEVLCDVEFSVEEIRDIVGETGGCLVWGGAVNLSPVDDRIIRAETPLSIDPRGQLIASVLSKKKSAGSTHVVVDIPYGEGAKVESLPEARELAEDFGRVGSHLGMSLECAITNGGAPVGRGVGPILEAREVLATLAGGGPNDLRVKAIRLADLLFESAGVDADAAEILDSGAARETFREIIVAQNGDPDVEAADLVPGRHTHTVRADRDGVVTHINNRLVNEIARRAGAPRDPAAGIELHHRVGDVAATGESLYTIHAESPDKLADAVDLVGRVEMVRVRHPDEAIVDRM, from the coding sequence ATGCAACTCGTCGCCGAACCCATCGATATCGGGACTCGGTCGCCGACCGTCATTCTCAACGAAGCAGATGCGGCCGAACTCGGCGTCCACGCGCTCGAACGCGTCCAACTTCGCCACGACAATCGAACGACGATTGGCATCGTGGAGCTGACCGACGAACTCGTCTCGGAGGGGACACTCGGCGTGACGCGCCGACTCGGCCACATCGAAGGCAGCATCGACGTGTCGGTCGCGCCACAGCCGAAATCCGTCTACTACATCCGCAAGAAACTCAACGACATCGAACTCGAGCGCCACGAACTCGCCCGTATCGTCCACGACATCTACGAAGAGCGACTGGCCGACATCGAACTCGGTGCGTACGTCTCTGCGACGTACACGAACGGCCTCTCGATGGAAGAGACGCTGCACCTCACGGAGTGTATGGCCGACGTCGGTGAGTCGATCACGTGGGACGAGCCGATAATCGCCGACAAGCACTCTATCGGCGGTGTCGCCGGCAACCGTGTCACGCCGATTCTCGTCCCCATCGTCGCCGCCGCGGGACTGAAGATTCCAAAGACGTCCTCACGAGCGGTCACCTCCGCCGCAGGCACTGCAGACACGATGGAAGTCCTCTGCGACGTGGAGTTCTCTGTCGAAGAGATTCGTGACATCGTCGGCGAGACTGGCGGGTGTCTCGTCTGGGGTGGCGCAGTGAACTTATCGCCGGTCGACGACCGAATCATCCGGGCCGAGACGCCGCTTTCTATCGACCCACGCGGGCAACTCATCGCCTCGGTCCTCTCGAAGAAGAAGAGCGCCGGGTCGACACACGTCGTCGTCGACATCCCGTACGGCGAGGGAGCGAAAGTAGAAAGCCTCCCAGAGGCACGCGAACTCGCCGAGGATTTCGGGAGAGTCGGGTCCCACCTCGGGATGTCTCTCGAGTGTGCAATCACCAACGGGGGCGCACCGGTCGGCAGGGGCGTTGGCCCGATTTTGGAGGCCCGTGAGGTCCTCGCGACGCTCGCTGGTGGGGGACCGAACGACCTTCGAGTGAAGGCGATTCGTCTCGCAGACCTCCTCTTCGAGTCTGCCGGTGTCGACGCCGACGCCGCCGAGATACTCGACTCTGGGGCCGCCCGCGAGACGTTCCGAGAGATTATCGTGGCACAGAACGGCGACCCGGACGTCGAGGCTGCGGACCTCGTTCCCGGGCGTCACACCCACACTGTCCGCGCCGACCGAGACGGCGTGGTCACACACATCAACAACCGCCTCGTGAACGAGATTGCGAGACGCGCAGGCGCACCGAGAGACCCCGCCGCAGGAATCGAACTCCATCACCGCGTCGGCGACGTGGCGGCTACCGGTGAATCACTCTACACGATTCACGCGGAATCACCGGACAAACTGGCCGACGCCGTCGACCTCGTGGGTCGCGTCGAGATGGTTCGTGTCCGTCACCCAGACGAGGCCATCGTCGACCGGATGTGA
- a CDS encoding DUF7521 family protein, producing the protein MGHLTASPTITTFIIVVKTGILVLGGLITYFSYKAYRRTRSQALRALAIGFGIVTSGALLAGAFDVLLEVDLATGVLIDAILTLVGFAVITYSLYVE; encoded by the coding sequence ATGGGACACCTCACCGCGTCGCCGACGATTACGACGTTCATCATCGTCGTCAAGACGGGCATTCTCGTCCTCGGCGGCCTCATCACCTACTTCAGCTACAAGGCGTACAGACGAACTCGGTCACAGGCACTCCGAGCGTTGGCAATCGGCTTTGGGATCGTCACCTCGGGTGCACTCCTCGCCGGCGCGTTCGACGTCCTGCTCGAAGTCGACCTCGCGACGGGCGTTCTCATCGATGCGATACTGACGCTCGTCGGATTCGCGGTCATCACCTACTCACTCTACGTCGAGTAG
- the trxA gene encoding thioredoxin → MSDDELNEIRQKKRDQLESKIRGDGSGTAEEVAATPAEPIYVNGASELNDTVSKYDVVLVDFYADWCGPCKMLEPTVEKLAENTDAAMVKVDVDKNQQLAAQYQVRGVPTMILFADGEPAEQIVGVRGYDDLEGLIDAHLA, encoded by the coding sequence ATGTCCGACGACGAACTGAACGAAATCCGCCAGAAAAAGCGTGACCAGCTCGAATCCAAGATTCGCGGCGACGGAAGTGGAACTGCCGAAGAAGTAGCAGCCACGCCGGCAGAGCCAATCTACGTGAACGGCGCTTCGGAGCTGAACGACACCGTCTCGAAGTACGACGTCGTCCTCGTCGACTTCTATGCAGATTGGTGTGGTCCGTGCAAGATGCTCGAACCAACCGTCGAGAAACTCGCCGAGAACACCGACGCGGCGATGGTGAAAGTCGACGTGGACAAGAATCAGCAACTCGCCGCCCAGTATCAGGTTCGCGGCGTTCCGACGATGATTCTCTTCGCGGACGGCGAACCCGCAGAGCAAATCGTCGGTGTCCGTGGCTACGACGACCTCGAGGGCCTCATCGACGCACACCTCGCCTAA
- a CDS encoding PH domain-containing protein has protein sequence MNRLHPRIRLLWVARAVIFALVAGGVAAAAMLYTSLPIPVYLPVAISFVLLVVGVGYALLRYQAWGYEIRDDSLYLQRGVLTKVYTVVPYVRVQHVDSARGPLERLIGLASTIVYTAGSRGADVSIPGLTPDGAEDLQDRLKRLAIRAEGDDAV, from the coding sequence ATGAATCGCCTCCACCCTCGTATTCGTCTTCTCTGGGTCGCTCGAGCAGTCATCTTCGCACTCGTCGCCGGGGGTGTGGCAGCCGCGGCGATGTTGTACACCTCACTCCCGATTCCGGTGTACCTCCCGGTGGCGATTAGCTTCGTGTTACTCGTCGTCGGCGTCGGCTACGCACTACTCCGCTACCAAGCGTGGGGATACGAGATTCGTGACGACTCGTTGTACCTCCAGCGCGGCGTCCTCACCAAAGTGTACACCGTCGTCCCGTACGTTCGCGTTCAACACGTCGACTCGGCGCGTGGCCCGCTCGAACGACTCATTGGACTGGCGTCCACCATCGTGTACACTGCTGGCTCGCGCGGTGCCGACGTGTCGATACCCGGGCTGACCCCCGACGGCGCAGAAGACCTCCAAGACCGGTTGAAACGACTCGCAATCCGCGCCGAAGGCGACGACGCGGTATGA
- a CDS encoding aldo/keto reductase, producing the protein MVENASGTFDIGGEVTVHRLGFGAMRLTGENIIGEPDDVDNAKKVLHESIAHGVDFIDTADSYGPAVSERLIGEALAPYPDNLVVATKGGLLRNTDGDWKPNGDPDYLRNAVLGSLDRLRVDSIDLYQLHRPDPHVPFEDSVHALAEMKDEGLIRQVGLSNVSVEKLDEARDIVDIATVQNRYNIAHREDEGVLAACEGYGIGYIPWFPLGAGDLGDKADAVSAVAAKHDSTPQQIALAWLLHRSDVMLPIPGTSSVTHLRDNIAASHIGLDDEDMTRLDE; encoded by the coding sequence ATGGTCGAAAATGCCAGCGGTACATTCGACATCGGCGGCGAGGTGACTGTCCACCGACTCGGATTCGGAGCGATGCGTCTCACCGGCGAGAACATCATCGGAGAACCCGACGACGTCGACAACGCGAAGAAGGTCCTCCACGAGTCCATCGCACACGGTGTCGACTTCATCGACACGGCAGACTCGTACGGCCCGGCGGTCTCTGAGCGCCTCATCGGTGAGGCGCTCGCGCCGTACCCAGACAATCTCGTCGTCGCGACGAAAGGTGGCCTCCTTCGAAACACCGACGGCGACTGGAAACCGAACGGCGACCCAGATTATCTCCGGAACGCAGTTCTCGGGAGTCTCGACCGTCTCCGCGTCGACAGCATCGACCTCTACCAACTCCACCGACCGGACCCCCACGTTCCCTTCGAGGACTCCGTTCACGCACTCGCAGAGATGAAAGACGAAGGGCTGATTCGACAGGTGGGTCTGTCGAACGTCTCGGTCGAGAAACTCGACGAGGCGCGCGATATCGTCGACATCGCCACGGTGCAGAATCGATACAACATCGCACACCGCGAGGACGAGGGCGTGCTCGCCGCCTGCGAAGGCTACGGAATCGGCTACATCCCGTGGTTCCCACTCGGTGCTGGTGACCTCGGCGACAAGGCGGACGCCGTCTCTGCGGTGGCGGCGAAACACGACAGTACGCCCCAGCAAATCGCTCTCGCGTGGTTGCTCCACCGGTCTGACGTGATGTTGCCCATCCCCGGAACGTCGAGCGTGACGCACCTTCGGGACAACATCGCCGCATCGCACATCGGCCTCGACGACGAAGACATGACCCGCCTCGACGAGTGA
- a CDS encoding macro domain-containing protein, producing MEFTVVQGDIATQSADALVNAAGTSLRMGSGVAGALRRRGGPELNEAAIAKGPIDLGDVAVTDAFALDADYVIHAAAMPHYGDGRATDASIRDATQNALQAADDLGCESLVLPALGCGVAGFALEDGARLIAEEIREFDPVALHDVRFIAYSDDEFAVLSRVASEDE from the coding sequence ATGGAGTTCACCGTCGTACAGGGTGACATCGCCACCCAATCGGCAGACGCACTGGTGAACGCCGCAGGAACGAGTCTCCGCATGGGGTCCGGCGTCGCTGGCGCACTTCGTCGCCGCGGTGGGCCCGAGTTGAACGAGGCCGCGATAGCGAAGGGTCCAATCGACCTCGGTGACGTCGCCGTCACCGACGCGTTCGCCCTCGACGCCGACTACGTGATTCACGCCGCCGCGATGCCACACTACGGCGATGGCAGAGCGACCGACGCGAGCATCCGTGACGCGACGCAAAATGCACTTCAGGCTGCTGACGACCTCGGTTGCGAGTCGCTTGTCCTTCCTGCACTGGGGTGTGGTGTCGCTGGCTTCGCCCTCGAAGACGGCGCTCGACTCATCGCCGAGGAGATTCGCGAGTTCGACCCTGTCGCACTCCACGACGTTCGGTTCATCGCCTACAGCGACGACGAGTTCGCCGTCCTCTCTCGTGTCGCGAGCGAGGACGAATAG
- a CDS encoding DoxX family protein, whose product MSMATNDFESTVAGVTVHAEAHPLSVWFVFALRVIMGITFAIAGVENIATGFDARAYLLYSALLHGSPAADLFTALGGNDLFVQFVNVAVPWGELFIGLGLVFGVLTRLAAFWGAAMMFLFYLGNWNVENGAVNLTYMVVLLTIAAFGAGRVLGLDPFIERFRVGGVPLVERYPVLEYVLG is encoded by the coding sequence ATGAGTATGGCTACGAACGATTTCGAGAGCACCGTCGCGGGGGTGACGGTTCACGCGGAAGCACACCCGCTCAGTGTGTGGTTCGTCTTCGCGCTCAGAGTCATTATGGGAATCACATTCGCCATCGCAGGCGTCGAGAACATCGCTACTGGCTTCGACGCGCGGGCGTATCTCTTGTACTCCGCTCTGTTACACGGGAGTCCCGCCGCCGACCTGTTCACTGCACTGGGGGGAAACGACCTGTTCGTCCAGTTCGTCAACGTCGCCGTCCCGTGGGGTGAGTTGTTCATCGGTCTCGGACTCGTCTTCGGCGTGTTGACCCGGCTGGCGGCGTTCTGGGGCGCGGCGATGATGTTCCTGTTCTACCTCGGGAACTGGAACGTCGAAAACGGCGCTGTCAACCTCACCTACATGGTTGTCCTCCTCACGATTGCTGCGTTCGGCGCAGGTCGTGTTCTTGGCCTCGACCCGTTCATCGAACGGTTCCGGGTCGGAGGCGTTCCGCTCGTCGAGCGCTATCCTGTACTCGAATACGTACTCGGATGA
- a CDS encoding transporter: protein MALIDTVMATVHLVVGGLWTGSVLFFGLAVLPTARAGNIRATAFESIISRLTMGSRIAALLMFVTGGHLAGTRYTVGSLFGSGRGHLVLAMLVLWLVLTALVEIGRSRAKDGLVEKKVRTPAENAAPFYLGAALVAVLLLLDAGLLLN, encoded by the coding sequence ATGGCACTCATCGACACTGTGATGGCAACGGTCCACCTGGTCGTCGGCGGACTCTGGACGGGGAGCGTCCTATTCTTCGGACTCGCCGTCCTGCCGACCGCTCGCGCAGGAAACATCCGCGCCACCGCGTTCGAATCTATCATCTCCCGCCTCACGATGGGGTCGCGCATCGCTGCGCTCCTCATGTTCGTCACCGGTGGTCACCTCGCTGGCACGCGCTACACGGTCGGGAGCCTCTTCGGGTCGGGTCGTGGCCACCTCGTGCTCGCGATGCTCGTACTCTGGTTGGTCCTGACGGCGCTCGTCGAAATCGGACGGAGCAGGGCGAAGGACGGACTCGTCGAAAAGAAGGTCCGGACGCCAGCAGAGAACGCCGCGCCGTTCTACCTCGGCGCCGCGCTCGTCGCCGTCTTGCTGCTCCTCGACGCCGGTCTCCTCCTCAACTGA
- a CDS encoding sodium:calcium antiporter encodes MIVEATLFITGLAALVFGANRAVTAAAEVARFYGVSQFFIGVTLISIGTSIPEMTTSIYAAYYGAGDIVVGNIVGSETSQITLAIGIVALIAPIVAKRREVMVYGGAMTLAMIIMLLTLEDGIIQRSEGFLMMLAYVNFIYILYTNEGGAEIAKEVVEERPPERSVPRVALGLLLVVIGGQVMVTNGIALARLVGVSEYVVGLFTGLGTTAPEIVVAGIAAKEGHGGISVGSILGSNITDPVFSLGIGALVADVVVSDLASVTLSGVYMLVVSLLVLALLYWREGIDRPSALVCIGLYLPTFVVL; translated from the coding sequence ATGATAGTCGAGGCCACACTGTTCATCACTGGTCTCGCCGCTCTCGTCTTCGGAGCCAACCGAGCAGTGACCGCCGCGGCCGAAGTCGCACGGTTCTACGGCGTCTCGCAGTTCTTCATCGGCGTGACGCTCATCTCCATCGGCACGTCGATTCCGGAGATGACGACTTCCATCTACGCGGCGTACTACGGCGCTGGTGACATCGTCGTCGGGAACATCGTCGGGTCCGAAACCTCACAGATTACCCTCGCAATCGGCATCGTCGCACTCATCGCCCCTATCGTGGCGAAGCGACGCGAGGTGATGGTCTACGGCGGGGCGATGACGCTCGCGATGATTATCATGCTCTTGACGCTCGAAGACGGAATCATACAGCGTTCGGAGGGGTTTCTGATGATGCTCGCGTACGTGAACTTCATCTACATCCTCTACACGAACGAGGGAGGCGCCGAAATCGCCAAAGAGGTCGTCGAAGAACGACCACCAGAGCGAAGCGTCCCACGGGTCGCACTCGGCCTCCTCTTGGTCGTCATCGGTGGACAGGTGATGGTGACGAACGGCATCGCCCTCGCTCGACTGGTCGGCGTCTCCGAGTACGTCGTCGGGTTGTTCACCGGTCTCGGGACGACTGCCCCGGAGATCGTCGTCGCCGGCATCGCCGCCAAGGAGGGTCACGGCGGTATCTCGGTCGGGTCGATTCTCGGCAGTAACATCACCGACCCCGTCTTCTCGCTCGGCATCGGTGCGTTAGTGGCCGACGTCGTCGTCTCCGACCTCGCGTCGGTGACGCTGTCGGGAGTCTACATGCTCGTCGTCTCGTTGCTCGTGTTAGCGCTGCTCTACTGGCGTGAAGGAATCGATCGCCCGTCGGCGCTCGTCTGTATCGGTCTGTACCTCCCGACGTTCGTCGTGCTGTGA
- the rbcL gene encoding type III ribulose-bisphosphate carboxylase, translating to MGITYEDFLALDYEPSDEELVCTFRIDPATGMSPEAAASRVASESSNGTWAALQTGEDFTDMGATAFSIDGDIIKVAYPAGLFEPGNMPQVLSCIAGNIMGMKAVDTIRLVDCEWPESVVSSYPGPLYGSSVREEIFGVSDRPITATVPKPKVGLSTAAHAQVGYDAWVGGVDLLKDDENLTDQAFNPFSDRLTESLSLRDDAQDETGETKSYLINVTADTQTMLDRVDEVAAQGGEYVMVDIITAGWAGLQTVRERTEKHGIAIHAHRAMHAAFDRLPSHGVSMRVLAQVSRLCGVDQLHTGTAGLGKLANEDTVGINEWMRSDLYGMNDVLPVASGGLHPGLLPDLLDATGTNVCVQLGGGIHGHPDGTRAGAVALRAAIDAYVDGRPISEAAEETPELAVALDKWGTETPR from the coding sequence ATGGGCATCACATACGAGGACTTCCTCGCTCTCGACTACGAACCGTCCGACGAGGAACTCGTCTGCACCTTCCGAATCGACCCCGCGACCGGAATGTCGCCCGAGGCGGCCGCGAGTCGTGTGGCCTCCGAGTCCTCCAACGGAACGTGGGCCGCGCTCCAGACCGGTGAAGACTTCACCGACATGGGCGCGACGGCGTTCTCCATCGACGGCGATATCATTAAAGTCGCGTACCCCGCCGGTCTGTTCGAACCCGGCAACATGCCACAGGTCCTCTCCTGCATCGCCGGCAACATCATGGGGATGAAAGCGGTCGACACGATTCGACTCGTGGACTGCGAGTGGCCCGAGTCCGTCGTCTCGTCGTACCCCGGCCCCCTCTACGGGTCGTCCGTCAGAGAAGAGATATTCGGCGTCAGCGACCGCCCCATCACGGCGACGGTCCCCAAGCCGAAAGTCGGGCTCTCGACGGCGGCCCACGCGCAAGTCGGCTACGACGCGTGGGTCGGCGGCGTCGACCTCCTGAAGGACGACGAGAACCTCACCGACCAGGCGTTCAACCCCTTCTCCGACCGCCTCACCGAGTCGCTGTCGCTCCGTGACGACGCACAGGACGAGACGGGCGAGACGAAGTCGTACCTCATCAACGTGACCGCCGACACCCAGACGATGCTGGACCGTGTGGACGAGGTGGCCGCACAGGGTGGCGAGTACGTCATGGTCGACATCATCACCGCTGGGTGGGCAGGCCTCCAGACCGTCCGTGAGCGGACCGAAAAACACGGTATCGCGATTCACGCCCACCGCGCCATGCACGCCGCATTCGACCGGCTGCCGAGTCACGGTGTCTCCATGCGCGTCCTCGCACAGGTGTCCCGCCTCTGCGGTGTCGACCAGCTCCACACCGGGACTGCAGGTCTCGGTAAACTCGCCAACGAGGACACTGTCGGTATCAACGAGTGGATGCGCAGCGACCTCTACGGGATGAACGACGTGCTTCCGGTCGCATCTGGCGGCCTCCACCCCGGTCTGCTTCCAGACCTCCTCGACGCGACGGGAACGAACGTCTGTGTCCAACTCGGTGGCGGTATCCACGGCCACCCTGACGGCACCCGCGCCGGTGCAGTCGCGCTTCGAGCGGCCATCGACGCCTACGTCGACGGGCGACCGATTTCAGAAGCTGCAGAAGAGACGCCCGAACTCGCCGTCGCCCTCGACAAGTGGGGCACCGAGACGCCGCGATAA
- a CDS encoding ribose 1,5-bisphosphate isomerase — protein sequence MDERVHPEVRRIADEIDTMEIRGAATIADAVARALRTQAQESDATDPETFRGELRAAARTLYETRPTAVSLPNALRYVLRGMSSTTVEGLRQNVVDSADEFCARLERAQSDLGQVGANRLRDGDVIMTHCHSTDALACVEAAVEQGKHIEAIVKETRPRNQGHITARELHEMGVPVTLIVDSAARRYLNDVDHVLVGADAVAADGSVINKIGTSGLAVNARDRGTPIMVAAQTLKLHPGTMTGHTVDIEMRDTEEIIDDETLAELGNPTVKNPAFDVTPPRYVDAIVTERGQFPPESIVILMRELFGEGTTEPWVEP from the coding sequence ATGGACGAGCGCGTACACCCCGAGGTGCGGCGCATCGCGGACGAAATCGACACGATGGAGATCCGCGGGGCGGCGACCATCGCGGACGCAGTCGCCCGTGCCCTCCGGACACAGGCCCAAGAGAGCGATGCCACTGACCCGGAGACGTTTCGGGGTGAACTTCGGGCCGCGGCCCGGACGCTCTACGAGACCCGACCGACCGCTGTGAGCCTCCCCAACGCACTTCGGTACGTGCTCCGTGGGATGTCGAGTACGACCGTCGAGGGACTCCGGCAGAACGTCGTCGATTCGGCGGACGAGTTCTGCGCTCGCCTCGAACGCGCACAGTCAGACCTCGGGCAGGTCGGTGCGAATCGCCTCCGCGACGGCGACGTCATCATGACACACTGCCACTCGACGGACGCGCTCGCGTGTGTCGAAGCGGCGGTCGAACAGGGAAAACACATCGAGGCCATCGTCAAAGAGACGCGCCCGCGGAATCAGGGCCACATCACTGCGCGAGAACTTCACGAGATGGGCGTCCCCGTCACGCTCATCGTCGATTCGGCGGCCCGACGGTACCTCAACGACGTCGACCACGTGTTGGTCGGTGCGGACGCCGTCGCGGCCGACGGGAGCGTCATCAACAAGATTGGCACGAGTGGTCTCGCGGTCAACGCCCGCGACAGAGGCACGCCAATCATGGTCGCTGCGCAGACGCTCAAACTCCACCCGGGGACGATGACGGGCCACACCGTCGATATCGAGATGCGCGACACTGAGGAGATAATCGACGACGAGACGCTCGCAGAACTCGGCAATCCGACGGTGAAGAATCCGGCGTTCGACGTGACGCCGCCTCGCTACGTCGACGCAATCGTCACGGAACGGGGGCAGTTCCCGCCCGAGAGCATCGTCATCTTGATGCGTGAACTGTTCGGCGAAGGGACGACCGAACCGTGGGTCGAACCCTGA
- a CDS encoding succinylglutamate desuccinylase/aspartoacylase family protein, with the protein MEPKPFRYDSEVPPGEVRHLRYEISETYLGDPVEIPVTIINGEHAGPSVFMNAALHGDELNGVKVMQEVAGRYDPSEIHGTLVCVHVANVPGYLAQQRYIPIYDLDLNRSFPGRDGANTAERMANQIYRRFVEPCDIGIDFHTSTRNRTTMYHVRADMSRPEVARLARAFGANLILSGEAESSSLRTVATNDGIPTITVEMGRAHRFQPALVDRALDGVESVLAEYGVLPDVPVSWPGWTRIIDSATDKTWLRADVGGLVEMQYGEVPLVHEGDTICTISDHFKTREKRVAAPFTGLVVGVLQNPVAAPGHPLCHLVSVDDATLREIEREIEAGEFTERPWS; encoded by the coding sequence ATGGAGCCCAAACCGTTTCGCTACGATTCGGAGGTCCCGCCGGGCGAAGTTCGGCACCTCCGATACGAGATTAGCGAGACCTATCTCGGCGACCCAGTCGAAATTCCCGTCACGATTATCAACGGGGAACACGCCGGCCCGTCGGTGTTCATGAACGCGGCACTCCACGGTGACGAACTCAACGGCGTGAAAGTGATGCAAGAGGTCGCAGGTCGGTACGACCCCTCAGAGATTCACGGCACGCTCGTCTGTGTCCACGTAGCGAACGTCCCCGGCTATCTCGCCCAACAACGCTACATTCCCATCTACGACCTCGACCTCAATCGGTCGTTCCCGGGGCGCGACGGCGCCAACACCGCAGAGCGCATGGCGAACCAGATATACCGGCGGTTCGTCGAACCGTGCGACATCGGCATCGACTTCCACACGTCGACGCGCAACCGAACGACGATGTATCACGTCCGCGCGGACATGTCCCGACCCGAAGTCGCGCGCCTCGCTCGTGCGTTCGGTGCCAATCTCATCCTCTCGGGAGAGGCCGAATCCAGTTCGCTCCGGACCGTCGCCACGAACGACGGCATTCCGACGATTACCGTCGAGATGGGTCGCGCGCACCGATTCCAACCAGCACTGGTCGACCGTGCCCTCGACGGCGTCGAGAGCGTACTCGCAGAGTACGGCGTTCTGCCAGACGTGCCAGTGAGTTGGCCGGGATGGACCCGCATCATCGACTCGGCAACGGACAAGACGTGGCTTCGGGCAGACGTCGGTGGCCTCGTCGAGATGCAGTACGGTGAGGTCCCACTCGTCCACGAAGGCGACACCATCTGCACTATCTCTGACCACTTCAAGACGCGCGAGAAACGTGTCGCGGCACCCTTCACGGGCCTCGTCGTCGGCGTCCTCCAGAATCCGGTCGCGGCACCGGGACACCCACTGTGTCATCTAGTGAGTGTCGACGACGCGACGCTCCGCGAAATCGAACGTGAAATCGAGGCCGGGGAGTTCACCGAGCGTCCGTGGAGTTAG
- a CDS encoding winged helix-turn-helix domain-containing protein: MARDRSAMESAELTAVLDALDDADARAIIRGLEEPMTASEISETCDIPLSTTYRKLDLLTEAALLAEGTQIRADGHHATTYEVAFDEVRIALDEERYFDVSVGRPERTPEERIADIWTQVRRET, from the coding sequence ATGGCGCGCGACCGGTCCGCGATGGAGTCAGCCGAACTAACGGCGGTGCTTGACGCGCTCGACGACGCGGACGCACGAGCCATCATCAGAGGACTCGAAGAACCTATGACGGCAAGTGAAATATCTGAGACGTGTGACATCCCGCTTTCGACCACGTACCGGAAGTTGGACTTACTCACCGAGGCAGCGCTCCTCGCGGAAGGGACGCAGATTCGGGCCGACGGTCATCACGCGACCACCTACGAGGTGGCATTCGACGAAGTGAGAATTGCGCTCGACGAGGAACGATATTTCGACGTGTCCGTCGGTCGGCCCGAACGGACGCCCGAAGAACGGATTGCAGATATCTGGACGCAGGTCCGGAGGGAAACGTAA
- a CDS encoding YqjF family protein translates to MDLLSMRWRETVFAHWPVDPAVVRPHLPDRLSVATYDGTAWLGVVAFDMVDIRPRGAPLGLSFPEVNLRTYVEPSDGGERGVYFFTLEAADTLGVLAARMGYRLPYHHATMAVHSRDDAIEFQSYRPASRDAPAAHFDATYRPLGEPSSPESGSLTEFLVENYRFYTDEWPIVVGVIDHDPWPIQDVDVEIRANTLFDACGFDHPDGEPLVHYAKEIDVTAEPPTILR, encoded by the coding sequence ATGGACCTCCTGTCGATGCGGTGGCGAGAGACGGTGTTCGCCCACTGGCCGGTGGACCCTGCTGTCGTCCGCCCCCACCTTCCAGACCGACTCTCCGTAGCCACTTACGACGGAACGGCGTGGCTCGGTGTCGTCGCGTTCGACATGGTGGACATCCGTCCACGAGGGGCACCGCTCGGTCTGTCGTTTCCCGAAGTGAACCTCCGAACCTACGTGGAACCTTCTGACGGCGGCGAGAGAGGTGTCTACTTCTTCACCCTCGAAGCGGCCGATACACTCGGCGTGTTGGCCGCCCGCATGGGCTATCGACTGCCCTACCATCACGCGACGATGGCCGTTCACTCCCGAGACGATGCGATCGAGTTCCAGAGTTACCGTCCAGCGTCCAGAGACGCACCTGCGGCGCACTTCGATGCGACCTATCGCCCCCTCGGAGAACCCAGCTCGCCCGAGTCGGGGTCACTCACCGAGTTCCTCGTCGAGAACTACCGCTTCTACACCGACGAGTGGCCAATCGTCGTCGGTGTCATCGACCACGACCCGTGGCCGATTCAGGACGTCGACGTGGAGATTCGGGCCAACACACTGTTCGACGCGTGTGGGTTCGACCACCCCGACGGCGAACCACTCGTCCACTACGCGAAGGAGATAGACGTGACTGCGGAACCGCCGACGATACTTCGGTGA